One window of Catenulispora sp. GP43 genomic DNA carries:
- a CDS encoding aromatic acid exporter family protein: MPRSTDSVGEFTREVLDRGHTTLRSGIEHSVRVLQLHGVRHWYRREREAFIQTLKTALACAVAWEIAKRVIYHGHPQFHAVLAPVAVLITMQVTIYQTFRRGLQQVAAVLLGVIAALIIGRFVELTWFTLSLLVIVALMIGRTLRLGTQVNQVATTSLLVYSLGRGYGMERIYDTLVGAAVGVVANALIAPPTYSNTAAKDLADLADDLAQLCRDVSKSLSTEWSAADAKKWLERSRALKGESADAEDIADQAEEAVRYHPRRSALEPEVNRVDQAAICLSHVSSQLNSLLRGLSDLANGARGLPATTEVPQALSILLLDVGRALNRFGRLQIPDRDSRQVLEELKVIITAAADHQLSAIEDMLPMGAYAVEKWSVHGSLLDEVRRMLYELDPVEGPHVLAIPEIHPAPVPSAST; this comes from the coding sequence ATGCCACGCTCCACGGACTCGGTCGGCGAGTTCACCAGGGAGGTGCTCGACCGTGGCCACACCACCTTGCGCTCCGGGATCGAGCACTCGGTACGCGTGCTTCAGCTGCACGGCGTACGGCACTGGTACCGCCGCGAACGTGAAGCGTTCATACAAACACTCAAGACAGCTCTGGCCTGTGCGGTGGCCTGGGAGATCGCCAAGAGGGTGATCTACCACGGCCACCCGCAGTTCCACGCCGTCCTGGCGCCGGTGGCCGTCCTGATCACCATGCAGGTCACCATCTACCAGACCTTCCGCCGCGGCCTGCAGCAGGTCGCGGCGGTGCTGCTGGGGGTCATCGCGGCCCTGATCATCGGCCGGTTCGTCGAGCTGACCTGGTTCACGCTCTCGCTCCTGGTGATCGTCGCGCTGATGATCGGCCGGACCCTGCGCCTGGGGACCCAGGTCAACCAGGTCGCGACCACCTCGCTGCTGGTCTACAGCCTGGGCCGGGGCTACGGCATGGAGCGCATCTACGACACCCTCGTGGGCGCCGCGGTCGGCGTCGTGGCCAACGCGCTGATCGCCCCGCCGACCTACAGCAACACGGCCGCCAAGGACCTCGCGGACCTCGCCGACGACCTGGCACAGCTGTGCCGGGACGTCTCCAAGTCGCTGAGCACCGAGTGGTCCGCGGCCGACGCCAAGAAGTGGCTGGAGCGCTCCCGCGCGCTCAAGGGCGAGAGCGCCGACGCGGAGGACATCGCGGACCAGGCCGAGGAGGCCGTCCGCTACCACCCCCGGCGCTCTGCGCTGGAGCCGGAGGTGAACCGCGTCGACCAGGCCGCGATCTGCCTCAGCCACGTCTCCTCGCAGCTGAACAGCCTGCTGCGGGGCCTGTCCGACCTGGCCAACGGCGCCCGCGGCCTGCCGGCCACCACCGAGGTCCCCCAGGCCCTGTCGATACTGCTGCTGGACGTCGGCCGCGCCCTGAACCGGTTCGGCCGCCTGCAGATCCCGGACCGGGACAGCCGCCAGGTCCTGGAGGAGCTGAAGGTCATCATCACCGCCGCCGCGGACCATCAGCTCTCGGCGATAGAGGACATGCTCCCCATGGGGGCGTACGCCGTGGAGAAGTGGTCGGTGCACGGTTCGCTCCTGGACGAGGTGCGGCGCATGCTCTACGAACTCGACCCGGTGGAAGGTCCGCACGTCCTGGCCATCCCCGAGATCCACCCGGCACCGGTGCCCAGCGCCTCGACGTGA
- a CDS encoding L-aspartate oxidase, with amino-acid sequence MVQRLRAPHPGWRAYADTVVVGSGVAGITAALAARQAGSVLLVTKARLQDGSTRWAQGGIAAALGVGDSPEAHLQDTLVAGAGVCDEDAVRVLVTEGPAAVRRLIALGAEFDKTADGAIALGREGGHLARRIAHAGGDATGKEVSRALIAALEHTIGEIEVIDHALVLDLLKDEHGGAAGVTLHVMGEGARDGVGAVHAKAVVLATGGMGHVFDATTNPSVATGDGVALALRAGAEVADLEFVQFHPTVMWLGGAARGQQPLISEAVRGEGAYLVDGSGVRFMVGQHPLAELAPRDVVAKGIMRRMAETGEPHVWLDARTGVGEFSDEYWRTRFPTIRESCLEHGIDPAKDLIPVAPAEHFASGGVRTDIWGRTSIPRLYACGEAACTGVHGANRLASNSLLEGLVFAERIGADLGKRLPWTEAPVPVEAPDGVEDVLLEPSVMAEVQHTMTAGAGVLRSAESLDRTADDLEQLAGRSAQAPHLEAWEATNLHLLASALVKGAALRNETRGSHWREDFPDSADRWLVRLATRLDPATGKLVTEKQPLRSAEMDGVKP; translated from the coding sequence ATGGTCCAGCGGCTGAGGGCGCCCCACCCGGGTTGGCGGGCTTACGCGGACACCGTCGTGGTCGGATCCGGCGTGGCCGGCATCACGGCGGCACTGGCCGCGCGGCAGGCCGGCAGCGTGCTGCTGGTGACGAAGGCCCGCCTGCAGGACGGCTCGACGCGCTGGGCACAGGGCGGCATCGCCGCGGCGCTCGGCGTCGGGGACAGTCCGGAGGCGCACCTGCAGGACACGCTGGTGGCCGGCGCGGGGGTCTGCGACGAGGACGCGGTGCGGGTCCTGGTGACCGAGGGCCCGGCGGCGGTCCGCCGGCTGATCGCCCTGGGCGCGGAGTTCGACAAGACCGCCGACGGCGCCATAGCGCTCGGCCGCGAGGGCGGGCATCTGGCCCGCCGCATCGCGCACGCCGGCGGCGACGCCACCGGCAAGGAGGTCTCCCGCGCGCTGATCGCGGCGCTGGAGCACACCATCGGCGAGATCGAGGTCATCGACCACGCGCTGGTCCTGGACCTGCTCAAGGACGAGCACGGCGGCGCCGCGGGCGTCACGCTGCACGTCATGGGCGAGGGCGCGCGCGACGGCGTCGGCGCGGTCCACGCCAAGGCCGTGGTGCTGGCCACCGGCGGCATGGGCCACGTCTTCGACGCCACCACGAACCCCTCGGTCGCGACCGGGGACGGCGTCGCGCTGGCGCTGCGCGCCGGCGCCGAGGTCGCGGACCTGGAGTTCGTGCAGTTCCATCCGACGGTGATGTGGCTCGGCGGCGCGGCGCGCGGTCAGCAGCCGCTGATCTCCGAGGCCGTCCGCGGCGAGGGCGCGTACCTGGTGGACGGCAGCGGTGTCCGCTTCATGGTCGGGCAGCATCCGCTGGCCGAACTGGCGCCGCGCGACGTGGTCGCCAAGGGCATCATGCGGCGTATGGCGGAGACCGGGGAGCCTCATGTGTGGCTCGACGCGCGGACCGGCGTAGGCGAGTTCTCTGATGAGTACTGGCGTACCCGGTTCCCCACTATCCGCGAGTCCTGTCTCGAGCACGGGATCGACCCGGCCAAGGACCTGATCCCGGTCGCTCCGGCGGAACACTTTGCGTCCGGCGGAGTCCGCACGGACATATGGGGACGCACTTCTATCCCGCGCCTATACGCGTGCGGAGAAGCGGCCTGTACCGGAGTGCACGGAGCGAACCGCCTGGCGTCCAACTCCCTGTTGGAAGGACTGGTCTTCGCCGAGCGTATCGGCGCGGACCTCGGCAAGCGGCTGCCGTGGACCGAGGCCCCGGTCCCGGTCGAGGCGCCGGACGGCGTCGAGGACGTTCTGCTGGAGCCCTCGGTGATGGCCGAGGTGCAGCACACCATGACCGCCGGCGCGGGTGTCCTGCGCAGCGCGGAGTCGCTGGACCGCACCGCCGACGACCTGGAGCAGCTCGCCGGGCGCTCCGCACAGGCCCCGCACCTGGAGGCCTGGGAGGCGACGAACCTCCACCTGCTGGCCAGTGCCCTGGTGAAGGGCGCCGCACTGCGCAACGAGACCCGGGGATCGCACTGGCGTGAAGACTTCCCCGACAGCGCGGACCGCTGGCTGGTGCGCCTGGCCACCCGTCTGGACCCCGCGACCGGGAAGCTGGTCACCGAGAAGCAGCCGCTGCGCAGCGCTGAGATGGATGGAGTGAAGCCCTGA
- the panD gene encoding aspartate 1-decarboxylase — MHRTMLKSKIHRATVTQADLHYVGSVTIDEDLMDAADLLPGEQVAIVDIDNGARLETYVIPGQRGTGVIGINGAAARLVHPGDLVILISYMQVDDAEARSLQPKVVHVDTENRIVALGADPAEPVPGSQVLSRGDVTAN; from the coding sequence ATGCACCGCACGATGTTGAAGTCCAAGATCCACCGTGCCACGGTCACCCAGGCCGATCTGCACTACGTGGGCTCGGTGACGATCGACGAGGACCTGATGGACGCCGCGGACCTGCTGCCCGGCGAGCAGGTCGCGATCGTCGACATCGACAACGGCGCCCGCCTTGAGACCTACGTCATACCCGGGCAGCGGGGGACCGGCGTGATCGGCATCAACGGCGCCGCGGCGCGTCTGGTGCACCCCGGGGACCTGGTCATCCTGATCTCCTACATGCAGGTGGACGACGCGGAGGCGCGTAGTCTTCAGCCGAAGGTGGTGCACGTCGACACCGAGAACCGGATCGTCGCCCTCGGGGCGGACCCGGCCGAGCCGGTGCCGGGCTCACAGGTACTGAGCCGGGGCGACGTCACCGCGAATTGA
- a CDS encoding Rossmann-like and DUF2520 domain-containing protein, translated as MDSAESRLAVGVVGTGRVGSALGAALQRAGHRVVAASSVSEQSVRRADKLLPGVPLVPAQEVLAAADLVLLTVPDDALPGLVEGLVATGSIKPGTILAHTSGRFGYTVLDAATRAGALPLALHPAMTFTGTEVDVARLAGCSFGVTAPDPLRPIAEALVVEMGGEPEWIEEEARPLYHAALAYGSNYLVTLVAQAQDLLAAAGVREPGRMLGPLLGAALDNALRSGDLALTGPVARGDAGTVAAHLEVLAERDPQAARGYRALGRLTADRAMASGLLSAEKAEPLLGVLNKESDA; from the coding sequence ATGGATTCCGCAGAGTCCCGCCTGGCGGTCGGGGTCGTAGGCACCGGCCGCGTCGGCTCGGCCCTCGGCGCCGCCTTACAGCGCGCCGGCCATCGCGTGGTCGCCGCCTCCAGCGTCTCCGAGCAGTCGGTGCGCCGAGCCGACAAACTCCTGCCCGGCGTTCCGCTGGTGCCCGCCCAAGAGGTGCTGGCCGCCGCCGACCTGGTGCTGCTCACCGTCCCCGACGACGCCCTGCCGGGGCTGGTCGAGGGCCTGGTGGCGACCGGTTCGATCAAGCCCGGCACGATACTGGCGCACACCTCCGGCCGCTTCGGCTACACCGTCCTGGACGCCGCCACCCGCGCCGGAGCGCTGCCGCTGGCGTTGCACCCGGCGATGACCTTCACCGGCACCGAGGTGGATGTCGCGCGGCTGGCCGGGTGCTCCTTCGGGGTGACCGCCCCGGACCCGCTCCGTCCCATCGCCGAGGCGCTGGTGGTGGAGATGGGCGGGGAGCCGGAGTGGATCGAGGAGGAGGCGCGGCCGCTGTATCACGCGGCCCTCGCGTACGGCTCGAACTACCTGGTCACTCTGGTCGCGCAGGCCCAGGACCTGCTCGCCGCGGCCGGCGTCCGGGAACCGGGCCGCATGCTCGGCCCGCTGCTCGGCGCCGCGCTGGACAACGCCCTGCGCTCCGGCGACCTGGCGCTGACCGGACCGGTGGCGCGCGGCGATGCCGGGACCGTGGCCGCGCACCTGGAGGTGCTGGCCGAGCGGGACCCGCAGGCCGCCCGCGGCTACCGCGCCCTGGGCCGCCTCACCGCGGACCGCGCGATGGCATCCGGACTGCTCTCCGCCGAGAAAGCCGAACCCCTGCTCGGAGTTCTGAACAAGGAGTCAGACGCATGA
- the nadC gene encoding carboxylating nicotinate-nucleotide diphosphorylase, with product MSSLSPDIAKALTDGGLDPEYVTSVIMMALDEDLADGPDVTTEATVSADATDTADFAVRANGVAAGVPVAAAVFDLVSQGTAKIRQAVKDGDRVEPGTVLFTVTGATRDLLTGERTALNLLCHMSGIATQTRLWVDAVEGTGAKIRDTRKTTPGLRSLEKYAVRCGGGENHRMSLSDAGLVKDNHVVAAGGVVEAFEAVRKAHPGLPIEVEIDSLEQLPGVLAAGAELILLDNFTPERMRAAVQVTGRNELYGRTRLEASGGLTLDLARAVAETGVDYLSVGALTHSAPILDIGSDFREEGK from the coding sequence ATGAGCTCGTTGTCCCCGGACATTGCCAAAGCCCTGACCGACGGCGGCCTCGACCCGGAGTACGTGACCTCGGTGATCATGATGGCCCTGGACGAGGACCTGGCCGACGGGCCGGACGTCACCACCGAGGCCACGGTCTCCGCCGACGCGACCGACACCGCGGACTTCGCCGTGCGCGCGAACGGCGTCGCCGCCGGCGTCCCGGTCGCCGCGGCGGTCTTCGACCTGGTCTCGCAGGGCACGGCGAAGATCCGGCAGGCCGTGAAGGACGGCGACCGGGTCGAGCCGGGCACCGTGCTGTTCACGGTCACCGGCGCTACGCGGGACCTCCTCACCGGGGAACGCACAGCGTTGAACCTTCTGTGCCACATGTCGGGGATCGCTACGCAGACCCGCCTGTGGGTGGACGCGGTAGAGGGCACCGGCGCGAAGATCCGTGACACCCGCAAGACCACCCCGGGCCTGCGCTCCCTGGAGAAGTACGCGGTGCGGTGCGGCGGCGGCGAGAACCACCGCATGTCGCTGTCCGACGCGGGACTGGTGAAGGACAACCACGTGGTCGCCGCCGGCGGCGTCGTCGAGGCGTTCGAGGCGGTGCGCAAGGCCCACCCGGGGCTGCCGATCGAGGTCGAGATCGACTCGCTGGAGCAGCTGCCCGGCGTGCTCGCGGCCGGCGCCGAGCTGATCCTGCTGGACAACTTCACGCCGGAGCGGATGCGCGCGGCGGTGCAGGTGACCGGGCGCAACGAACTGTACGGCCGCACCCGGCTGGAGGCGTCCGGCGGGCTGACCCTGGACCTGGCCCGCGCCGTCGCCGAGACCGGGGTGGACTACCTCTCGGTGGGCGCGCTCACGCACTCGGCGCCGATCCTGGACATCGGTTCCGACTTCCGCGAAGAAGGGAAGTAG
- a CDS encoding amino-acid N-acetyltransferase has translation MTSSLSAADITVRRARTDDVGAIRELLGRYKGILLDKPDVTLFEDIQEFWVAEHDGDGRVVGCGALHVIWLDLAEVRTLAVDPECRGMGVGARILDKLVRTAARIGVRRLFCLTFEVDFFAAHGFSEISGVPVPPQIEAELSKSPDGGVAEFLDLEQVKPNTLGNTRMLRIL, from the coding sequence ATGACCAGCTCCCTGTCCGCCGCCGATATCACCGTGCGCCGGGCCCGTACCGACGATGTCGGCGCGATCCGTGAACTGCTCGGGCGTTACAAAGGCATCCTGCTGGACAAGCCGGACGTCACGCTTTTCGAGGACATCCAGGAGTTCTGGGTGGCCGAACACGACGGCGACGGCCGGGTGGTCGGATGCGGGGCCCTGCACGTGATCTGGCTGGATCTCGCAGAAGTGCGCACGCTGGCCGTGGACCCGGAATGCCGGGGTATGGGAGTCGGCGCGCGAATCCTTGACAAACTCGTCCGTACCGCCGCCCGGATCGGCGTTCGCCGGCTGTTCTGCCTGACGTTCGAAGTGGACTTCTTCGCCGCGCACGGATTCTCCGAGATCAGCGGGGTCCCGGTGCCGCCGCAGATCGAAGCCGAACTGTCGAAGTCGCCGGACGGCGGGGTCGCGGAGTTCCTGGACTTGGAGCAGGTCAAACCCAACACTCTGGGCAATACGCGCATGCTGCGGATCTTGTAG
- a CDS encoding globin domain-containing protein — protein MTEALAVDGESLNDDLLAGRAQALALVRQGFAAVSARPEVFTNSLYEDFFTSNPRYRKYFAAGDEKRRDERTLEAAGRVIADLDRPGALLPLLRRLALEYRKYGVREPHYRAFAGSVMTALERTIGEAWTYEAAVAWVDELTMVASAMLGIAAEADAQGPAYWEAEVVEVDRMAEDVVRLRVRTAFPYPYRAGQYAAIELGRLPWVWRDFSFAAAPQTDAAAAADPEHSVLEFHVQRTADGRLSNVVHDELEVGDRIRIAAPAGDLAFPAGASRLIAVGHGTGLAPIAALLEDAAAAGDDRPVHIVVGNSLNAAKPAKKAAAAKKTAKTAKAAATPPVKAQKAAKAAVAAAAADEGADQASYLAERLVELAAAHGNAVVVHLGAAEELPQHLDEYLKGLADGGTLSGWGGVAVGSTGTVQACLGVLAAAGADPADVRSDLFG, from the coding sequence GTGACGGAAGCTCTGGCTGTGGACGGCGAATCCCTCAACGACGATCTGCTGGCCGGTCGCGCGCAAGCTCTGGCGTTGGTGCGGCAAGGGTTCGCCGCCGTCAGTGCACGGCCGGAAGTTTTTACCAATTCTTTGTACGAGGACTTCTTCACCTCCAATCCCCGCTACCGCAAGTACTTCGCGGCCGGGGACGAGAAGCGCCGCGACGAGCGGACTCTGGAGGCGGCCGGCCGGGTCATCGCCGACCTGGACCGGCCCGGCGCGCTGCTGCCGTTGTTGCGCAGGCTCGCGCTGGAGTATCGCAAGTACGGTGTCCGCGAGCCGCATTACCGCGCGTTCGCCGGGTCGGTGATGACGGCTCTGGAGCGCACCATAGGCGAGGCCTGGACCTATGAGGCCGCGGTCGCCTGGGTCGACGAGCTGACCATGGTCGCCTCGGCGATGCTCGGGATCGCCGCCGAGGCCGACGCGCAGGGCCCGGCGTACTGGGAGGCCGAGGTCGTCGAGGTCGACCGGATGGCCGAGGACGTGGTCCGCCTCCGGGTCCGCACCGCGTTCCCGTACCCCTACCGCGCCGGCCAGTACGCCGCGATCGAGCTCGGCCGGCTGCCCTGGGTCTGGCGGGACTTCTCCTTCGCCGCCGCGCCTCAGACCGATGCCGCTGCCGCCGCCGATCCGGAGCACTCGGTCCTGGAGTTCCACGTCCAGCGCACCGCCGACGGCCGGCTGAGCAACGTCGTGCACGACGAGCTGGAGGTCGGCGACCGCATCCGGATCGCGGCCCCGGCCGGCGACCTGGCCTTCCCGGCCGGCGCCTCCCGGCTGATCGCGGTCGGGCACGGCACCGGCCTGGCCCCCATCGCCGCGCTGCTGGAGGACGCCGCCGCGGCCGGGGACGACCGTCCGGTGCACATCGTGGTCGGGAACTCCCTCAACGCCGCCAAGCCCGCAAAGAAGGCCGCGGCGGCGAAGAAGACCGCCAAGACTGCGAAGGCTGCCGCGACGCCACCGGTGAAAGCCCAGAAGGCTGCCAAGGCCGCCGTGGCCGCCGCCGCTGCGGACGAGGGCGCCGACCAGGCGTCCTACCTGGCCGAGCGCCTGGTCGAGCTGGCCGCCGCGCACGGCAACGCGGTCGTCGTGCACCTGGGGGCCGCCGAGGAATTGCCTCAGCATCTGGACGAATACCTCAAGGGCCTCGCGGACGGCGGGACACTGTCCGGGTGGGGCGGCGTGGCCGTCGGGTCGACCGGCACGGTCCAGGCCTGCCTCGGTGTCCTGGCGGCCGCCGGGGCCGATCCCGCCGACGTGAGAAGCGACCTTTTCGGATGA
- a CDS encoding type III pantothenate kinase, whose product MLLTIDVGNTQTVYGLFEGEEIVEHWRVATDPRRTSDELSVMTQGLLNQHSTAGKPGGLSGLSICSTVPSVLHEMRDMSRRHYGDVPTVLVEPGVKTGVPILVDNPKEVGADRIMNALAAHYLYDGPVIVVDFGTATSFDAVSAKGEFLGGAIAPGIEISVEALGMRGAQLRKIELTKPRSIIGKNTVECMQSGILYGFAGQVDGVVHRMAEEMAEDPDDVTVVATGGLAALVLDESEVVDVHEPWLTLVGLRLVYERNSGS is encoded by the coding sequence GTGCTCCTGACCATTGACGTCGGCAACACGCAGACCGTCTACGGGCTCTTCGAGGGCGAGGAGATCGTCGAGCACTGGCGGGTGGCCACGGACCCGCGCCGGACCTCCGACGAGCTCTCCGTGATGACGCAGGGCCTGCTGAACCAGCACTCGACGGCCGGCAAGCCCGGCGGCCTGTCGGGGCTGTCGATCTGCTCCACGGTGCCCTCGGTCCTGCACGAGATGCGGGACATGAGCCGGCGGCACTACGGAGACGTGCCGACGGTGCTGGTGGAGCCGGGGGTGAAGACCGGGGTGCCGATCCTGGTCGACAACCCCAAGGAGGTCGGCGCGGACCGCATCATGAACGCGCTCGCCGCGCACTACCTGTACGACGGCCCGGTTATCGTGGTCGACTTCGGGACGGCGACGTCGTTCGACGCGGTGTCGGCCAAGGGCGAGTTCCTCGGCGGCGCGATAGCCCCCGGCATCGAGATATCGGTCGAGGCGCTGGGGATGCGCGGGGCGCAGCTGCGCAAGATCGAGCTGACGAAGCCGCGGAGCATCATCGGGAAGAACACTGTCGAGTGCATGCAGTCGGGAATCCTCTATGGGTTCGCGGGGCAGGTCGACGGAGTGGTGCACCGCATGGCCGAGGAGATGGCCGAGGACCCGGACGACGTGACCGTGGTCGCCACCGGCGGACTCGCCGCGCTGGTGCTGGACGAGTCCGAGGTGGTGGACGTGCACGAGCCGTGGCTGACCCTGGTCGGGCTGCGCTTGGTGTACGAGCGGAACAGCGGAAGCTGA
- a CDS encoding Lsr2 family protein: MAKRTIEVFHDDLDGSEGASTVKFGLDGKSYEIDLSEAHEKELRKALEKYVGAATQVSAHNAAATGRRKYGTGPARRDTKHIREWLRSQGVEISDRGRIPTDLMNRYNAAH; encoded by the coding sequence ATGGCCAAGCGCACCATTGAGGTGTTCCACGACGACCTCGACGGCTCCGAGGGCGCGAGCACTGTGAAGTTCGGCCTCGACGGGAAGTCCTACGAGATCGACCTGTCCGAGGCGCATGAGAAGGAATTGCGCAAGGCGCTTGAGAAGTACGTCGGTGCCGCGACCCAGGTGAGCGCGCACAACGCCGCGGCCACCGGCCGTCGGAAGTACGGCACCGGCCCGGCCCGCCGCGACACCAAGCACATCCGTGAATGGCTGCGCTCCCAGGGCGTGGAAATCAGCGACCGGGGGCGTATTCCGACCGACCTGATGAATCGCTACAACGCCGCCCACTAA
- the lysX gene encoding bifunctional lysylphosphatidylglycerol synthetase/lysine--tRNA ligase LysX, with protein MTETTPPPAQPESDLPEQIRIRREKLDKLRERGVDPYPVGYPRTATIGELRAEYSDLEPDTATGQRAGIAGRVVLSRTGGKLCFATLREGEFEIQAMFSLDRLGAESLEDWKGDVDLGDLVGVTGEIITSRRGELSIMVESWAITSKCLRPLPDKHKGLTDPEARVRQRYVDLIVNPDARRMLFTRSDLVRSLRSSLAQRGYTEVETPMLQPIHGGANARPFETHINAYDMKLYMRIAPELYLKRLLVGGIEKVFEINRNFRNEGADSTHSPEFTMLEAYEVYGDYDVMQKLTQQVIQEGAEAIFGSQVARRLNADGEVEEFDISGDWKSVTVNEAISAALGEEVSADTEIGALKKLCDAAQIPYAPGWTRGQVVLEMYEHLVEDKTVLPTFYRDFPKDVSPLTRAHRTDPRLAERWDLVGWGAEIGTGYSELIDPVDQRERFTEQSLLAAGGDPDAMQLDEDFLRALEYAMPPAGGIGAGIDRILMALTGRLIRETILFPFVKPA; from the coding sequence ATGACCGAAACCACCCCGCCTCCGGCGCAGCCCGAGTCCGACCTTCCCGAGCAGATCCGCATCCGCCGGGAGAAGCTGGACAAACTGCGCGAGCGCGGCGTGGATCCGTACCCGGTCGGGTACCCGCGGACCGCCACCATCGGGGAGCTGCGCGCGGAGTACAGCGACCTGGAGCCGGACACCGCCACCGGGCAGCGGGCCGGGATCGCCGGCCGCGTCGTGCTGTCGCGGACCGGCGGCAAGCTGTGCTTCGCCACGCTGCGCGAGGGCGAGTTCGAGATCCAGGCGATGTTCTCGCTGGACCGGCTCGGGGCGGAGTCGCTGGAGGACTGGAAGGGCGACGTCGACCTCGGCGACCTGGTCGGCGTCACCGGTGAGATCATCACATCCAGGCGCGGCGAGCTGTCCATCATGGTGGAGAGCTGGGCCATCACCTCCAAGTGCCTGCGGCCGCTGCCGGACAAGCACAAGGGGCTGACCGACCCCGAGGCGCGCGTGCGCCAGCGCTACGTCGACCTGATCGTGAACCCCGATGCCCGGCGGATGCTCTTCACCCGCTCGGACCTGGTGCGCTCGCTGCGCTCGAGCCTCGCGCAGCGCGGCTACACCGAGGTCGAGACGCCGATGCTGCAGCCGATCCACGGCGGTGCGAACGCCCGGCCGTTCGAGACCCACATCAACGCCTACGACATGAAGCTCTATATGCGCATCGCGCCGGAGCTCTACCTCAAGCGGCTGCTGGTCGGCGGCATCGAGAAGGTCTTCGAGATCAACCGCAACTTCCGCAACGAGGGCGCGGACTCCACGCACAGCCCCGAGTTCACCATGCTGGAGGCCTACGAGGTCTACGGCGACTACGACGTCATGCAGAAGCTGACGCAGCAGGTGATCCAGGAGGGCGCCGAGGCGATCTTCGGGTCCCAGGTGGCCCGCCGGCTGAATGCCGACGGCGAGGTCGAGGAGTTCGACATCAGCGGGGACTGGAAGTCGGTCACCGTCAACGAGGCGATCTCCGCCGCGCTCGGCGAGGAGGTCTCGGCCGACACCGAGATCGGCGCCCTGAAGAAGCTGTGCGACGCCGCGCAGATCCCCTACGCCCCGGGCTGGACCCGCGGCCAGGTGGTGCTGGAGATGTACGAGCACCTGGTCGAGGACAAGACCGTGCTGCCGACGTTCTACCGGGACTTCCCGAAGGACGTCTCGCCGCTGACCCGGGCCCACCGCACCGACCCGCGGCTGGCCGAGCGCTGGGACCTGGTCGGCTGGGGCGCGGAGATCGGCACCGGCTACTCCGAGCTGATCGACCCGGTGGACCAGCGCGAGCGGTTCACCGAGCAGTCGCTGCTGGCGGCCGGGGGCGACCCGGACGCGATGCAGCTGGACGAGGACTTCCTGCGGGCCCTGGAGTACGCGATGCCGCCGGCCGGCGGCATCGGGGCCGGCATCGACCGGATTCTGATGGCGCTCACCGGCCGGCTGATCCGGGAGACCATCCTGTTCCCGTTCGTTAAGCCCGCGTAG
- the panC gene encoding pantoate--beta-alanine ligase, giving the protein MTALVHTRAELQPFLDGFANGKRGVVMTMGALHEGHLELLKKARHDCDLVVATVFVNPLQFGPNEDFDRYPRTLDDDLKLCAEAGVDVVYAPAVEEVYPGGQPIVKVTPGPMGEVLEGAFRPGFFTGVLTIVNKLLNLTDPHMAFFGQKDAQQLALVRRMVLDLNMPVEIVGVPTVRDDDGLAKSSRNRYLSPEERTTALALSRALFAGQENAAEGADAVRDAANAVLEPAGAAGGLAVDYLALVDPRDFSEVPPAFTGQAVLAVAARVGTTRLIDNLPLTLTTHGAR; this is encoded by the coding sequence ATGACAGCGCTCGTCCACACCCGCGCCGAACTTCAGCCCTTCCTCGACGGCTTCGCCAATGGGAAGCGCGGAGTGGTCATGACTATGGGGGCGCTCCATGAGGGGCACCTGGAGCTTCTGAAGAAGGCCCGCCACGACTGCGACCTGGTGGTCGCCACGGTCTTCGTGAACCCGCTGCAGTTCGGTCCGAACGAGGACTTCGACCGCTACCCGCGGACGCTCGACGACGACCTGAAGCTCTGCGCGGAAGCCGGAGTGGACGTCGTCTATGCGCCCGCCGTGGAGGAGGTCTACCCGGGCGGCCAGCCGATCGTGAAGGTCACCCCCGGGCCGATGGGAGAGGTGCTGGAGGGTGCGTTCCGCCCCGGCTTCTTCACCGGTGTCCTGACCATCGTGAACAAGCTGCTCAACCTGACGGACCCGCACATGGCGTTCTTCGGGCAGAAGGACGCACAGCAGCTCGCCCTGGTGCGCCGCATGGTGCTGGACCTGAACATGCCGGTCGAGATCGTCGGCGTCCCCACGGTCCGGGACGACGACGGCCTGGCCAAGTCCAGCCGCAACCGCTACCTCAGCCCTGAGGAGCGCACTACAGCGCTCGCGCTGTCGCGCGCACTGTTCGCCGGACAGGAGAATGCCGCGGAGGGCGCCGACGCGGTGCGGGACGCCGCGAACGCGGTCCTGGAGCCCGCCGGCGCCGCCGGCGGGCTGGCTGTGGACTACCTCGCACTCGTCGACCCGCGGGACTTCTCTGAGGTCCCGCCGGCGTTCACCGGACAGGCCGTGCTCGCGGTGGCGGCGCGCGTCGGCACCACCCGCCTCATCGACAACCTCCCCCTCACCCTCACCACCCACGGAGCCCGCTGA